The proteins below come from a single Anguilla rostrata isolate EN2019 chromosome 3, ASM1855537v3, whole genome shotgun sequence genomic window:
- the atox1 gene encoding copper transport protein ATOX1, translated as MSKHEFFVDMTCEGCSGAVTRVLTKLDVKFDIDLPNKKVVIESDKSADDLLATLKKTGKAVNYIGPK; from the exons ATGTCG aagCACGAGTTTTTCGTTGACATGACTTGTGAAGGGTGTTCTGGTGCAGTCACACGAGTTCTAACGAAACTAg ATGTCAAATTTGATATTGACCTTCCAAACAAAAAAGTAGTTATTGAGTCTGACAAGAGTGCAGATGATCTCCTGGCTACGCTGAAAAAGACGGGAAAGGCTGTCAATTACATCGGACCAAAATAA